DNA sequence from the Thunnus albacares chromosome 22, fThuAlb1.1, whole genome shotgun sequence genome:
tCAAACAAGTACCCCATCTCTAATTAGAGATTAATTACTGCTCATATTAATTTAGTCATGTTTTCACTCCAGAGTCAGAGGTCGCTGAAGGAAAGCCAGGGAGCTCTGCTGGAGAAAGTGGAGGAGCTGACTGAACAGCTGaagcaggagagacagagagcactGGCACTGGAGGGACAACTAAACACTTCCACCCTGTCTCTACAGACTCTGGACAAGGTACTGCATCTCTATACACGTATACACAACCCACTGGGTCAGAAAGAGGTAGACGTTTGTTATTTGCTCTTATGTCAGGAGgtattttgatttgattcttTCGCTTCCAGCTACAGGAGAGGATATCAGacctggagggagagagggatctGATAAAAGAAAACTATGATACTCTACTAGAGAGGTGAGAGTTCAAGTCTTCTATGCCCTACAAAACAATCTGTAAAATCTAATGGAGCAAATTAACCTGAACGTTTCATAATTTCACTATGTTTTCTCTTTCCTAGTACTTTATCTACTCACAGCATCCATGATGGCCAAGTGGTCAAACACAAGGAACCAGACCAGAAAAGGGAGGAATcaggagaaaacattttcaggaGGGATGTTCACAGACTGGAGGAAATGCTGCAggcagagagggaagagagaggcaGGCTGGAAATGGAGAAGGAGAAACTGAGACAAGAGAAGCAGATATtggaggagcagagggagcGAGAATCAGGTAGGAGTTGCAACATGttgacagtgagaaaaaaatggatttgGGGTTAATTAATGAagataaatgttatttttatcatGGTTTTCACTCATTTAGATGTATGATATAAAGCAAAATAGAACAGCAAATTAATTGTATTATATGTTGTTGTCCTGTTTGTCTCATTTAGAGGTTTCTGGGACGATGAGAGACAAACGAGAGAATCTGGAACGTGAGGTTCTCCAGTACAGAGAGCAGGTGTCTGCTCTGCAGGACAGACTGGACTCTGTCACTAAGGTCAGAAATGTAGAGCTGAATATTATATCTCTGTACAGCTATTTCACACATCAATCTCTTACCTGTTTTCTGTATTTAGCACATATCCTGACACAGttctcatcctctccttctcctctcttttagGAGTTTGACATGAGTGTTGAGGAGCTCAGTGAAATTCTTTTGCAGATCAAGGTTTGTACTTTCTTGTTCCTTATAGAGCCTGCTAAACatattacaatattttatatgCAAAAGACATTTCTGTCTGCTATTTCTTTGCTAtcaattaaatggttttaatcctTGTCTTATGCTCTTTCTACAACTCCAGGCGTTTAGGATGCAGCAGGAGAGCAGGGAGGGTCTGCGCTTTCTTAGGGCTGATGGGAACATGGGGGATTCATCCCATGAGCTGACAAACATCCAGGCATCGCATGCTGAGACTGTGCTGGAATTACAGAAAACCAGAAACCTCCTACTGCTGGAGCACCGTATCACTAAAGACCTGCAGGTACCAGCAGTGAATCATAATCAGTGTTTAAACTCCTGTTATTTCCATTCTCAaatgtctgtctctttttttcaaattcatatTATAACTGAACTTGTCTTCAATCAAACTTTGTTTCCTCCCCAAGGAAGAGTTGAACACAGTCAACCAAAAGATggcgagagagagggaggagatcAGGGTGAGGATGACGGAGAAAGACAAACTTTTATCAAAAAGAGCTCTTCAGATCAACACTTTACAAGGTGAAAACATGCTTCAGAAATATTAATTACTATAGTAACCACATGGCAAGAGCACACAGAATCTTTACAATATAGTTTATAATGACTTACTCTTGAtgtcagaaagagaaaatacacaaCTAGATTgcactacattttttttctcttatttgcACTCTATAGCCCAGTTGAAAGAGTTGGCGTACAGCCCCAGGAACTACAATCGGACTATACCAATACAGTACACCTGGCCAGCTGGAGATCAGGAGGTGGTACAGCCCATTGAAGACGACATGTCTTTTTCTCAGCTGAGGGCCGGGGAGTCGCTGTTGGAAATTCACcttaaggtaaaaaaaaaaaacctcagatACTGTACCTGAATATTCAGAATAATTTTCCCATGAGGCTTATATCTGCTCTTTTTCCACCTCCAGGCTGCCACCTTCACTCCAGGAGGACTTCGGAATATGGGCAACATTTATCCAGAATTGGACAGAGGTGAGGACATTGTGACCTTCTGCACCTACAGCCTCTTGGACTTTGAGGTGCACTCCACTCCCCTGGTGTCAGGCAGCCAACCCAACTATGGCTTCACCTCCCGCTATGCTCTCACAGCCCGCGACCTGGGCAGGCTGGGAGGTCAGGGGTCAAGGGTCAGAGTGGAGCTCCACCAGGCATTGGGAGGGGTTAAGTTTGTGACACATGGAAGTGGGCAGATGCCCCTCATGGGTGccatggagaagagaggagagcgCATCAGTGGACGTGTCACTATCACAGGTGAGTAATGTTTTATACAGAAAAAGTCATGCACTAGATTTGATGCTTCTTTCCCCACAAACACTTGATTTCACTGCAGCATTTTCACCTTAACAGATAAATTAGCTGTAATTGATCTTTTACacattgtgtttttcctcatcgCCTAGTGCGCAGTGTGTGGTGATCTCCattgatgtaaaaaaataaaggcaTCAACTCATGTCTACAAACATTTGTatctttttgtgtctctctccaAGGCTCTGAGGGTGTTATTGTTGGCGTTGTGGATTTCTGGGTGCGCCTGTTCCCTCCTGCAGAGCCCATGGACACCACGGTGGAGACAGCAGGTGACAGGAGGACAGTGACACAGAGGAGTCCTGTGCAGATCTCTCTTGGCTGGCAAGAAAGCAGTCAGgaggtaagagagagagaaacaaattCTACTGTTAACATTTAGGCCTGAAGGTTCCTTTTCACCACGTTATCTCATGCCATTGGTTCAAAGCTGatcaaattacaaaaactaCATGTTTGCATAGTTAGATACTGAATCTGATCTGGGTAAAATTACCCTTTAAGCAAAGATGTTCCGCTTTTCAGCATGTACAGGATCTGTGTTTttgacattatttattatttatcacagGAATTACATGACTACGGTGGAGGGATACCCAATGAGTTGGTGCTAGTGTTGGAACGCTGTGTGGGCCTCAGTCCACGCTGGCCAGGACTACTTCCTGATGCCTACCTCACCTACAGGCTCTATGACCTGCCACCTCACGTCTCTCAAACAGTCCAGTGCTCTGCTGACCCAGTGTTCAATGATACCACCAGTTATCCACTAGCAGTAACAACTGATGTGTTGCACTACCTGAGGTATGCTAGtctggaaacagaaaaaatatttgttatagtaaatatcagaaaatatcagaaaattctttttaagtttttaagaGGTTACCAGCAATTATTAATACCATAGAAtccttgtttttgaaaaataccGATAATATTCAACTACGCCTTTGCCCAGGTCTAGCAGTCTGTGGGTGTATGTGTTTGATGACAGCGATGACCAGATACCACCAGCCTATCTGGCCAAGACCCCCATTCCACTGCGAACTCTAGCTACAGGCAGAGAGATcagaggtgaggaggagagaaaattaTAGTAAGACAAACATTTCCAGTGAACATGTTACAATATCCATGTCCATCCCCCACTACAGGGAGCACCAACATACATGAGTGTGAAAACCAGTATGTCATTTTCACATGGTTTTATCACATGACAGTTGTTTCACAAAATCAGCCCCATAATACCAATTTCTGGCATTGCCCCCCCTCAGTGTTGTAACATCAGTATTCAGAAATGTTTCtccctgtgtgtctctgtctcgTCAGGTGACTATGTTCTGCGGGATCCAGCCGGTGGACCGCGGGGCATGGTCAGGGTCATGTTAAAATGGAAGTACCCCTTTCAACCCCCCGCAGACACCCTGCTTGGGAGACAGGGAAGGGGAGTGGACAGACAGGACAGAGCAGTGGAAAGCACggaaagggaggagaggaggagagaggaggctgagGTGCCACAGAGGCCCATAGCCAAGCCCAGAGTGAAggtgatattgattttttttttttttaaagttaattaaTGCTATTGAACAATAGGTGTCTTTAGTTTACTTATATCACATCATGGGACTCCTGGGAAATTAAGtcctaaaaaaaatcagtgtgtacCTCCTAATTACTGTAAGAGGTTTATTTTACTTACTATAAGAGGTTCACACCTCCCATTCTCTAGCTAAATGCCTGTTTTACTTTGGCTTTCTCACAGACTCAGTTACTTGAACCAGGAGAAACCAAAGCAGtgcagaaagagacaaaagccTGGGTAATTCTTTTGCATCTGACATTGCATATTCACAGCtgaactgtgtgtttgcatgataATACAAGTATAGAAGACCATTCTGTGTAATAGTACATTTGTCTGTTTACAGCCTCGGCCTCCACCTGTCAAACAGAAGGACACAAGATCAGAGCCAACCATCTCTGTGAAACCGCTGGCTGTTCGCCAGtccacagacaggaagagatcCACCAAGAGGTCACCTGACATTTATCAGGGGAGACCCCATGTGACGCCTGAGCCACGACTGATTACACCCTCTCATTTGCCAACTAGCAAGTAagttactgtgttttttgtctgtgttttatattaaagtCTTTTCAGAATGTATTCTCTCAGACAGAAGAGGTAACAGGATCTTCACAGACTCTTTCATTATAAAAATcttcaaatcaagtcaaaaatttaaaatatataaaatgatgaaatatgtcATACCAcctgttc
Encoded proteins:
- the rpgrip1 gene encoding protein fantom encodes the protein MSPVMDETAGDLPVRDVGLMKGGLMPTVPDSLRDMKSWKRHHIMKIKDPQRLFRFPREHLEDLCLRLQEENSVLRQHTRTQEHRLRRMSNRLMRLRQTRPGSSGVKDREMEDTLQELEARVAMLESQKAVLQNKLSLAKQHIMDLGGRTPYRFSKGKSMEVEGGVRRAAQTAPPRYGPTLEDTRAEMERFRSSVTEQVRMSELELTTQALRDTLREKEKEFDGTMREMRKQQADRHRITIRENVDLIRLQKQLSDKSTALRVTQEKFNDLQEAFENQLEESQRSLKESQGALLEKVEELTEQLKQERQRALALEGQLNTSTLSLQTLDKLQERISDLEGERDLIKENYDTLLESTLSTHSIHDGQVVKHKEPDQKREESGENIFRRDVHRLEEMLQAEREERGRLEMEKEKLRQEKQILEEQRERESEVSGTMRDKRENLEREVLQYREQVSALQDRLDSVTKEFDMSVEELSEILLQIKAFRMQQESREGLRFLRADGNMGDSSHELTNIQASHAETVLELQKTRNLLLLEHRITKDLQEELNTVNQKMAREREEIRVRMTEKDKLLSKRALQINTLQAQLKELAYSPRNYNRTIPIQYTWPAGDQEVVQPIEDDMSFSQLRAGESLLEIHLKAATFTPGGLRNMGNIYPELDRGEDIVTFCTYSLLDFEVHSTPLVSGSQPNYGFTSRYALTARDLGRLGGQGSRVRVELHQALGGVKFVTHGSGQMPLMGAMEKRGERISGRVTITGSEGVIVGVVDFWVRLFPPAEPMDTTVETAGDRRTVTQRSPVQISLGWQESSQEELHDYGGGIPNELVLVLERCVGLSPRWPGLLPDAYLTYRLYDLPPHVSQTVQCSADPVFNDTTSYPLAVTTDVLHYLRSSSLWVYVFDDSDDQIPPAYLAKTPIPLRTLATGREIRGDYVLRDPAGGPRGMVRVMLKWKYPFQPPADTLLGRQGRGVDRQDRAVESTEREERRREEAEVPQRPIAKPRVKTQLLEPGETKAVQKETKAWPRPPPVKQKDTRSEPTISVKPLAVRQSTDRKRSTKRSPDIYQGRPHVTPEPRLITPSHLPTSKRSSAKTSSRQSSATLSRGSSASDARTQDLPSLDQVSMDEEEEGEEKSESAAAGHSETTESSETSSSQSDIIVIPPRRKIRKGDKLRVEILSLVFEPSSHVAMDESVQRLYVEYRLLGVPMETTETPMSLRKPTEGEEIHYNFTRVIYVDGSQSAPLRQYLYTMLEGSDPNQGRLKFTVVSEPMDDDEECVDVGHAFLDLQELLLTGRDVIERQIDIVSVDEEKEVIGSLKVSLEAEKAFSGIYREFHQKHETKKEDETEEEEEEEEEKEEEEEEEKEAQEEEREKKQIQGTDYDEDSDFY